The nucleotide sequence ACTCCGAGAACCTTGGGCGGTTCCGGGGTGGTCGACCGTCGATTATGCCAGGTCAACCTACACAAGCCCAAACAGCGGGACGCGCCGCGGCATTCCCGGCGGGCCGGCGGGCTACGTGTAGACCCTGCTCCGCGCATCGCGCGTCCACAGCACACCGCCTTCGGGGGTCGCGCCGCGCGCGATCAGCTCCCGTTTGAGGATCTTGTTGGTCGCGGTCATCGGCAGCCGGTCGGTCAGCCAGACGTAGCGCGGCCACGCCTTGGGCGACAAGTCGTGCTGTTCGGCCAGGAACGCGCCGAATTCCTCGGGCGTGAGCTCGGCGCCGTCGGCCAGCACGATCGCCGCCATCACCTGGTCACCGACGTTTTCGTCGGGCACGGCATACACGGCGACCTGGCTAATGGGCGTCAGCCGCTGCAGGATCCGTTCGATGGGCGCCGTGGTCATGTTCTCGCCGTCGACGCGCAACCAATCGCCGCTGCGGCCGGCGAAGTAGATCCACCCGTCGGCGTCGCGGTAGGCCAGGTCGCCCGACCAGTACATGCCGTTCCGAACGCGCGAGTCGGTGGCCTCCGGGTCGTTGTAGTAGCCGGCGAACATGCCCGCGCCCGTCGTGTTGACCAACTCGCCGATCGCCTCTTCGGCGTTGGTCAGGGCGCCGTCGGGGCCGAACACCGCGTCGGGACATTCGGCCAGCGTGTCCGGGTTGTAGATGCCCACCCCGGGAAAGCCCCGGCCCAGCGATCCGGGCGGACAGCCGTCTTCGCGGGTGATGATGATCGCGCCCTCGGTGGAGCCGAAACCGTCCCACACGATGCAGTCGAAACGGCGGCTGAATGCGGCGATGTCGCGATCGCTGGCCTCGTTGCCGAAGGCGACACGCAACGGGTTGTCGTGGTCGTCGGGCCGCTCGGGCGTGGCCAGCACGTACGCCAGCGGCTTGCCGACGTAGTTCATGTAGGTGGCGCCGTAGCGGCGCAGGTCGGGCAACAACCCGGATGCCGAGAACGTGGCGGGCACCATGGCGGTGCCGGCGCCCACCGCCACGCTCCAGCCCGCCATCAGCGCGTTGGAGTGAAACAGCGGCATCGACAGGTAGCAGACGTCGGACGCGGTGACCTCGAATCGCTCGATGAGCGACAGGCCGGCGAACAGCACGACCAGGTGGGTGATCTGCACCGCCTTGGGCTCGCCGCTGGTCCCCGAGGTGAAGATCATCATGAACGTGTCGGTGGGCGCGACCTCGCGGTGCGGGGACAGCGGGCCGGCGTCGGCGAGCAGGGCCGACCACGTTGCGCTGGTCACGTCCAGCACCTGGACGCCCGGTAGTTCCAGGCCGTCGAGCAACTCTTTGTGCGCCGGATCGGTGAGCAGGATCTGACAGTCGGCGCGCAGGATGTCGCGGGACAGCGCCTCGCCGCGGCGGGTGTCGTTGATCCCGCAGAGCACGTAGCCGCCGAGCGCGGCCGACGCCATGGCGGTGAGCATCTCGGGGGTGTTGCCCAGCAGCGCGCCGACGTGCAGCGGCCGGTTTGGGTCAGCGGCGCGGATCAGGGCCGCCGCGGTGGCGGTGGCGCCCGCCAGATGTTCGCGCCAGGTCCAGACCGCGTCGCCGTACTTGACGGCCGGTGTGTCCTGCTCGAGGCGCTCGCGAAGTAACTGCTGAAGGGTCTCCGCCACAGCCTGAGAGGCTAGTCGTTATCCATGCCCGGCGTCGTCTTGGACACCTGGACCAGGAATTCGTAGTTGGTCTTGGTCTTGCGAAGCTGGCTCATCAGCAGGTCGATGGCCTGATGCGAATCCAGGCCGGAAAGCACGCGGCGCAGCTTGTGCACGATGCCGAACTCGTCGGGCGAGAGCAGCAGCTCGTCCTTGCGGGTGCCGGACGGGTTCACGTCGACGGCGGGGAAGACCCGGCGCTCGGAGATCTTGCGGTCGAGCTTGAGCTCGGCGTTGCCGGTGCCCTTGAACTCCTCGAAGATCACCGTGTCACCGGTGGAGCCGGTCTCGACCATCGCGGTGGCGATGATCGTCAGCGATCCGCCCTCCTCGATGTTGCGGGCCGCACCCAGGAACCGCTTGGGCGGGTACAGCGCGGTGGAGTCGACACCGCCGGACAGGATGCGACCCGACGCGGGCGACGCGTTGTTGTAGGCGCGCCCGAGGCGGGTGATCGAGTCGAGCAGCACCACGACGTCCTTGCCCTGCTCCACGAGCCGCTTCGCGCGCTCGATGGCCAGCTC is from Mycobacterium conspicuum and encodes:
- the fadD1 gene encoding fatty-acid--CoA ligase FadD1 encodes the protein MAETLQQLLRERLEQDTPAVKYGDAVWTWREHLAGATATAAALIRAADPNRPLHVGALLGNTPEMLTAMASAALGGYVLCGINDTRRGEALSRDILRADCQILLTDPAHKELLDGLELPGVQVLDVTSATWSALLADAGPLSPHREVAPTDTFMMIFTSGTSGEPKAVQITHLVVLFAGLSLIERFEVTASDVCYLSMPLFHSNALMAGWSVAVGAGTAMVPATFSASGLLPDLRRYGATYMNYVGKPLAYVLATPERPDDHDNPLRVAFGNEASDRDIAAFSRRFDCIVWDGFGSTEGAIIITREDGCPPGSLGRGFPGVGIYNPDTLAECPDAVFGPDGALTNAEEAIGELVNTTGAGMFAGYYNDPEATDSRVRNGMYWSGDLAYRDADGWIYFAGRSGDWLRVDGENMTTAPIERILQRLTPISQVAVYAVPDENVGDQVMAAIVLADGAELTPEEFGAFLAEQHDLSPKAWPRYVWLTDRLPMTATNKILKRELIARGATPEGGVLWTRDARSRVYT